A stretch of Bombina bombina isolate aBomBom1 chromosome 2, aBomBom1.pri, whole genome shotgun sequence DNA encodes these proteins:
- the LOC128647340 gene encoding LOW QUALITY PROTEIN: uncharacterized protein LOC128647340 (The sequence of the model RefSeq protein was modified relative to this genomic sequence to represent the inferred CDS: substituted 1 base at 1 genomic stop codon), with protein MLYEVEQECIHEASLNGVQPSEVSMLILQDRTSDCRRYNAQKVNEVAVIFQNTDERISVLDPNLEPLLYPLLFPYGDQSWGSNIALNYRPTSINNVERRTTTNPRIRVSQMKYYSYRISIRDQFNPFLSAGKLTQQYFVDAYVKTEANRLNYIRQNQSKLRIEKYTGLMDYIQSEAAAQGLMPGKAVVLPSSFQGSPRNMAQNYHDAMAIVRKYGKPDYFITMTCNPKWPEIVENVLEGQAVEFRPDLVARVFNLKLNSLLHDILNKHVLGSPCAKVHVIEFQKRGLPHAHILLILKAEDKPNDAETIDKYISAEIPDEHLYPRLHAIVIKHMINGPCGEHNLNSLCMVGGNCSKNFPKXFQEQTLLNVDGYPRYRRRKNETTEIVNGRKIDNSWVIPYSPYFCLKYNCHINVESCVSIKSVKYLFKYVYKGYDCANISIKEHATLQHDEIQHFLDSRYVSAPEAVWRLYGFLMHHQTHTIIRLQVHLPGEQDVYFYNDNIQLAAEKAQDRDTTLTAYFKLNDETHAARAILCTKNAHVDQINEHVLNILDGDEKTYLSSDSIDDQTDEDTQNYPIEFLNELTPSGMPLHKLKIKLGSIIMLLRNLNTKRGLCNGTRLIVKDLKPNLIIAEVLTGTAQNQMVFIPRIDLAPDNTELPFILRRRQFPIKLGFAMTINKSQGQTLDKVEPVFSHGQLYVALSRVRTSSDASRGLTDILEATATLYYVDHTFSTASYQVLDLVFVIGIVREEVLSLQSPFACPKEFCTP; from the exons ATGCTCTATGAGGTAGAGCAAGAATGCATCCATGAAGCCTCTTTAAATGGAGTTCAACCTTCTGAAGTTTCAATGTTAATTCTTCAAGACAGAACATCAGATTGCCGAAGATATAACGCACAAAAAGTTAATGAGGTTGCTGTTATTTTCCAAAATACTGATG aaagaataaGTGTCTTAGATCCTAATCTTGAACCATTGCTGTATCCTTTGTTATTCCCATATGGTGACCAAAGTTGGGGTTCAAATATCGCTCTTAACTACAGGCCAACATCAATTAATAATGTAGAAAGAAGAACAACCACCAATCCGAGGATAAGAGTTAGTCAAATGAAATACTATTCGTACAGGATTTCAATAAGGGATCAATTTAATCCCTTCCTTAGTGCCGGCAAGTTAACACAGCAGTACTTTGTTGATGCTTATGTCAAAACTGAGGCTAATAGACTCAACTATATCCGTCAAAATCAATCTAAACTTCGCATTGAAAAATATACAGGATTAATGGATTATATTCAAAGTGAAGCTGCTGCACAGGGCTTAATGCCTGGAAAAGCTGTTGTTTTGCCTTCATCCTTTCAGGGAAGTCCCCGAAATATGGCCCAAAACTATCATGATGCTATGGCCATTGTCAGAAAATATGGAAAACCTGATTACTTCATCACCATGACCTGCAACCCTAAATGGCCTGAGATAGTCGAAAATGTGTTAGAAGGTCAAGCAGTGGAGTTCAGACCAGATTTGGTTGCAAGAGTTTTTAACCTCAAATTAAATTCTCTTTTGCATGATATCTTGAACAAACATGTTCTTGGAAGTCCTTGCGCAAAAGTGCATGTTATAGAGTTCCAAAAAAGAGGTCTACCACATGCTCATATCCTCTTAATATTGAAAGCTGAAGACAAGCCAAATGATGCTGAAACCATTGACAAATATATATCAGCCGAAATTCCAGATGAACACCTTTATCCCCGGCTACATGCTATTGTAATAAAGCATATGATAAACGGTCCCTGTGGGGAACATAATTTAAATTCTCTGTGCATGGTGGGTGGCAACTGCAGCAAAAATTTTCCTAAATAATTTCAAGAACAAACTTTACTTAATGTTGATGGATATCCTCGATACCGGAGGCGAAAAAATGAGACCACAGAAATTGTCAATGGGAGAAAAATTGACAATTCTTGGGTAATTCCATATAGCCCATACTTCTGCTTGAAATACAATTGCCATATAAATGTTGAGAGTTGTGTTTCTATCAAAAGTGTTAAATATCTCTTCAAATATGTATACAAAGGTTATGATTGTGCAAATATTTCCATTAAGGAACATGCCACACTACAGCATGATGAAATACAACATTTTTTAGATTCAAGATATGTCAGTGCTCCTGAAGCTGTTTGGAGATTGTATGGTTTTCTGATGCACcatcaaacacatacaataataagACTTCAAGTTCATCTTCCAGGTGAACAAGATGTATATTTTTATAATGATAACATACAATTAGCTGCAGAGAAGGCCCAAGACAGGGATACCACTTTGACAGCATACTTCAAGTTGAATGATGAGACTCATGCTGCACGG GCAATTTTGTGTACAAAAAATGCTCATGTTGATCAAATCAATGAGCATGTATTAAATATACTCGATGGTGATGAAAAAACATACCTAAGTTCAGATTCAATTGACGATCAGACAGATGAAGATACTCAAAACTATCCCATAGAATTTCTGAATGAATTAACTCCATCAGGAATGCCTCTTCATAAGCTAAAAATTAAATTGGGAAGTATTATTATGTTGCTTAGAAATCTTAACACAAAAAGAGGTCTGTGCAATGGAACAAGATTAATAGTTAAAGATCTTAAGCCCAATCTAATAATTGCAGAGGTGCTCACAGGAACAGCTCAAAACCAGATGGTTTTTATCCCACGAATAGATTTAGCCCCTGACAATACTGAACTACCATTCATTTTACGAAGGAGACAGTTTCCAATCAAACTTGGTTTTGCAATGACCATTAACAAATCACAAGGTCAAACATTAGACAAAGTTGAGCCAGTGTTCAGTCATGGACAACTTTATGTTGCATTGTCTCGAGTTCGAACATCATCTGAT